In Syngnathus scovelli strain Florida chromosome 10, RoL_Ssco_1.2, whole genome shotgun sequence, the following are encoded in one genomic region:
- the her6 gene encoding hairy-related 6 isoform X2 produces the protein MPADMMEKSSSSPVAATPASMNSTPDKPKTASEHRKSSKPIMEKRRRARINESLGQLKTLILDALKKDSSRHSKLEKADILEMTVKHLRNLQRAQMTVLNTDPTVLGKYRAGFSECMNEVTRFLSTCEGVNTEVRTRLLGHLASCMTQINAMNYPSQHQIPPAAGPTHPSFGQPMVQMPGSAPQVLPMSGVPCKGAPSPATLPNSDATKVYGGFQIVPATDGQFAFLIPNAAFAPNGPVIPVYANSPGTPVPVPAAVSPAAPSGNTDSVWRPW, from the exons ATGCCTGCCGACATGATGGAAAAATCGTCCTCGTCTCCGGTCGCTGCCACCCCAGCAAGCATGAACTCGACCCCCGATAAACCCAAAACAGCCTCTGAGCATAGAAAG TCTTCCAAGCCAATTATGGAGAAGCGGAGAAGAGCCAGGATCAATGAGAGCTTGGGCCAGCTTAAAACTCTCATCTTGGACGCGCTCAAGAAAGAT AGCTCCAGACACTCCAAATTGGAGAAAGCAGACATCCTGGAGATGACTGTGAAACATCTCCGGAACCTCCAGAGAGCTCAAATGACCG TGCTCAATACCGATCCCACCGTGTTAGGAAAGTATCGCGCCGGTTTCAGCGAGTGCATGAACGAAGTGACTCGCTTTCTGTCCACCTGCGAGGGCGTCAACACGGAGGTCCGAACGCGGCTCCTCGGCCACCTCGCCAGCTGCATGACGCAGATAAATGCCATGAACTACCCCAGTCAGCACCAGATCCCCCCGGCGGCCGGGCCAACGCACCCCTCGTTTGGCCAGCCCATGGTGCAGATGCCTGGGTCTGCCCCGCAGGTGCTACCCATGAGCGGAGTGCCTTGTAAAGGAGCTCCCTCTCCGGCCACTTTACCCAACTCGGACGCCACCAAAGTGTACGGCGGCTTCCAGATTGTGCCTGCAACGGACGGACAGTTTGCCTTCCTCATACCCAACGCGGCGTTTGCCCCGAACGGTCCCGTCATTCCCGTCTACGCCAACAGCCCCGGGACGCCGGTTCCGGTGCCGGCTGCCGTCTCCCCCGCAGCCCCATCGGGAAACACGGACTCGGTGTGGCGACCATGGTGA
- the her6 gene encoding hairy-related 6 isoform X1 has protein sequence MPADMMEKSSSSPVAATPASMNSTPDKPKTASEHRKSSKPIMEKRRRARINESLGQLKTLILDALKKDSSRHSKLEKADILEMTVKHLRNLQRAQMTAVLNTDPTVLGKYRAGFSECMNEVTRFLSTCEGVNTEVRTRLLGHLASCMTQINAMNYPSQHQIPPAAGPTHPSFGQPMVQMPGSAPQVLPMSGVPCKGAPSPATLPNSDATKVYGGFQIVPATDGQFAFLIPNAAFAPNGPVIPVYANSPGTPVPVPAAVSPAAPSGNTDSVWRPW, from the exons ATGCCTGCCGACATGATGGAAAAATCGTCCTCGTCTCCGGTCGCTGCCACCCCAGCAAGCATGAACTCGACCCCCGATAAACCCAAAACAGCCTCTGAGCATAGAAAG TCTTCCAAGCCAATTATGGAGAAGCGGAGAAGAGCCAGGATCAATGAGAGCTTGGGCCAGCTTAAAACTCTCATCTTGGACGCGCTCAAGAAAGAT AGCTCCAGACACTCCAAATTGGAGAAAGCAGACATCCTGGAGATGACTGTGAAACATCTCCGGAACCTCCAGAGAGCTCAAATGACCG cAGTGCTCAATACCGATCCCACCGTGTTAGGAAAGTATCGCGCCGGTTTCAGCGAGTGCATGAACGAAGTGACTCGCTTTCTGTCCACCTGCGAGGGCGTCAACACGGAGGTCCGAACGCGGCTCCTCGGCCACCTCGCCAGCTGCATGACGCAGATAAATGCCATGAACTACCCCAGTCAGCACCAGATCCCCCCGGCGGCCGGGCCAACGCACCCCTCGTTTGGCCAGCCCATGGTGCAGATGCCTGGGTCTGCCCCGCAGGTGCTACCCATGAGCGGAGTGCCTTGTAAAGGAGCTCCCTCTCCGGCCACTTTACCCAACTCGGACGCCACCAAAGTGTACGGCGGCTTCCAGATTGTGCCTGCAACGGACGGACAGTTTGCCTTCCTCATACCCAACGCGGCGTTTGCCCCGAACGGTCCCGTCATTCCCGTCTACGCCAACAGCCCCGGGACGCCGGTTCCGGTGCCGGCTGCCGTCTCCCCCGCAGCCCCATCGGGAAACACGGACTCGGTGTGGCGACCATGGTGA